The region GACGGCCGAACCGGACCTCGATCTGGCCGCTATCCGGGCTCGGGCCAGTGCAGGGGCCAGCGATGCCGACGCGCTGTCCGCCAATGCCCGCGCCAGAGCCGAAGCCCTGGCGCGGGAAGCGAGGACCAGCTCCGACGAGGCCGAGACGCACGCCCGCCGCTACACCCGCGAGGCTGCATCGAACGCGAAGACTGGTGAGGCCAGCACATTCGATTTTGACCGGATGGTGGCCGATGCCGGCGCCATGACCAGCGAAGGCATGGGCGAGGCGCCGAGATTCATCGCCTTTGCTTCGCTATCGATGCCGCCTGCAGCGCTGCGTGCGATGATCGAAGACGTGACCAAGGCTGGCGGTGTTGTTGCCTTGCGCGGGCTGCCCGGCAACAGCGCCAACGCTCTCACGGCGGCATTGGCCAAAGTTGCCAAGCCCGGCGAGCAGCTGGACGGCGTCGGCATCGACCCGCGGCTGTTCCGCGCCTTCGGGATCGAGGTGGTGCCCACCTACGTCGTTTCCAGCAGCGACTTCGATCTGTGCGACGGATTCGACTGCCAGACAAAGGTTCCGCCGCACGACCGGATGAGCGGCAATGTCAGCGCAGCATACGCGCTCGAGACCTTCGCGCGCGGCGGCGGCCCCGGCGCTTTGCTCGCCGCCCAGCACCTCGCCCGTCTTGAAAGGCAGGTTCCATGAAACGATCGGTCCTCTCTCTCGCTGGCGTGGGCGCGCTTCTGCTCACCCTCGTCGGCCCGCTCCACGCCCAAACCACAACCGATGCGGCCAAGGCCGACGGCAAGGCTTTCGGGCGGGACAAGACAGCCGCGGCGCAAAGCGCGGCAACGACGAACCCGGATGCAAGCCGCATCCCCAATTTCGGCGGCACGCCGAGCCAGTCGGGTTACTTCGACGATCCTGACCGGATGAGCCGCGAAGCGGCGAGCCAGGCGACGACCAACACCGGCTACAAGGCCATGCGGGATTCGATGGACCGGCGCGCCCGGTTTGCGCCGCAGGATCTCGATGCAACGATCGCGCGCAGCAATGTGATCAGCGATGACCCGCTCGCCTATACGAGCGGAATGGCCATCGGCGGCTCGCAGGGACGCTGCGTGCCCTTGCCGCCGGCCAGCGGAACCGCGGCGCGCTACATGGCGACCTGCAATGTCGGCTATACGGCGACACAGGAAACGCGGACCTGCCCCGTGACGTTGACCGCGCGTGTCGAACAGCGGCAGGTCTACGGCTACTATTGTGTTGGTGGCAGCGGGGTTGACCCGGCTTCGGTCTACAATTGCAACCGCTACCCCGCGCCGCAATGCACTGTCACGCAGTCCTATCCGATCAACCTTTGCGATCCTTATTTCGGGATCTACTGGGGCTGTACCTCGGGCGATCTGAGGGTTGTTCTCGTCAGTTGCACGTCGCCGGTCGATGGCGCGACGCCCTATACGGTGACAGGCGAGAACGTCGTCACGACCACGCGCAATGAAAGCCAGTGTGCTGGTCTGGCGGCTGATACCTCGTGCCAGCAAGACACCGAGACGTGCACGGACAGCGATCCGGTGACCCGCATCGTCGATGGCATCGCCGTGACGCAGCCGTGCTGGGCGTGGAGCCGCAATTACAGCTGCGCGCAGTTCACTGAGGCCCAGGACTGCCAGACACTTGAAGCCACTCCGGGCTGCAAGCTGGTGCGCGAAGACTGCCTCGCGGGCGAGCCCTGCCGCACCTGGGAGCGGGTCTATGATTGCCCCGTTCCAGACCAGTCTGCGAACACCAACCAGTTCATCTGCGACGGCGACGTCTATTGCATTGATGGCTCGTGCGAGACCATCCAGCGCGAGGCCAACGACGAGTTCAAGGACGCGGCCGTCGCCTTGAACGCGATGAACCAGGCGCGCCGCGAATTCGATCCGGACAACCTCACTCTGTTCAAGGGGACCCGGGAAAGCTGCTCGTCCAAGGTCTTCGGCGTGCTCAACTGCTGCAAGGGCAAGGGCTTCCCGCTTATCCCGGGCATCCAGCTGCTCGTGGCGCTGGGCTGCAGCCGCGAGGAGATGCTGCTGCATCAGAAGGATGCGCAGGGTCTGTGCGCCTACGTCGGCACTTATTGCTCGTCCTCATTCCTTGGCGTGTGCCTGACCAAGCGCAAGGTCTATTGCTGCTTTGAATCCAAGCTCTCGCGGATCCTGCAGGAGCAAGGCCGCCAGCAGCTGAAAAAGCCCTGGGGTAAGCCGAAGACCGAGCAATGCCAGGGCTTCACCATCGACGAGTTCGCCCGGCTCGACCTCTCGAAAATGGATTTCAGCGAGGTCTACGCCGAGTTTACCGACGCCGCCCGCCTG is a window of Novosphingobium sp. THN1 DNA encoding:
- the trbC gene encoding type-F conjugative transfer system pilin assembly protein TrbC, which codes for MNKLPHLLVVASLSSLAALAGASAQTAEPDLDLAAIRARASAGASDADALSANARARAEALAREARTSSDEAETHARRYTREAASNAKTGEASTFDFDRMVADAGAMTSEGMGEAPRFIAFASLSMPPAALRAMIEDVTKAGGVVALRGLPGNSANALTAALAKVAKPGEQLDGVGIDPRLFRAFGIEVVPTYVVSSSDFDLCDGFDCQTKVPPHDRMSGNVSAAYALETFARGGGPGALLAAQHLARLERQVP
- a CDS encoding conjugal transfer protein TraN — encoded protein: MKRSVLSLAGVGALLLTLVGPLHAQTTTDAAKADGKAFGRDKTAAAQSAATTNPDASRIPNFGGTPSQSGYFDDPDRMSREAASQATTNTGYKAMRDSMDRRARFAPQDLDATIARSNVISDDPLAYTSGMAIGGSQGRCVPLPPASGTAARYMATCNVGYTATQETRTCPVTLTARVEQRQVYGYYCVGGSGVDPASVYNCNRYPAPQCTVTQSYPINLCDPYFGIYWGCTSGDLRVVLVSCTSPVDGATPYTVTGENVVTTTRNESQCAGLAADTSCQQDTETCTDSDPVTRIVDGIAVTQPCWAWSRNYSCAQFTEAQDCQTLEATPGCKLVREDCLAGEPCRTWERVYDCPVPDQSANTNQFICDGDVYCIDGSCETIQREANDEFKDAAVALNAMNQARREFDPDNLTLFKGTRESCSSKVFGVLNCCKGKGFPLIPGIQLLVALGCSREEMLLHQKDAQGLCAYVGTYCSSSFLGVCLTKRKVYCCFESKLSRILQEQGRQQLKKPWGKPKTEQCQGFTIDEFARLDLSKMDFSEVYAEFTDAARLPDELQATQDIQQKIEDYYARARQ